Proteins co-encoded in one Zymomonas mobilis subsp. mobilis ATCC 10988 genomic window:
- a CDS encoding helix-turn-helix domain-containing protein, translated as MGNIKKTTEITLPLHLGGGKVAVPEHGLADAMEAHLLYYFAVFGESLPPDGLWEHILGEVEKPLLKVALRAVGGNRIKAAKLLGINRNTLRQKCLNRHVDPDNL; from the coding sequence ATGGGAAATATTAAAAAAACGACAGAAATAACACTGCCGCTCCATCTGGGCGGCGGCAAGGTCGCTGTGCCGGAACATGGGCTGGCTGATGCGATGGAAGCCCATTTACTGTATTATTTTGCTGTTTTCGGGGAAAGCTTACCACCGGACGGTTTGTGGGAACATATCCTTGGCGAGGTAGAAAAACCTTTGCTTAAAGTTGCCTTACGGGCTGTCGGCGGCAATCGGATCAAAGCCGCAAAATTGCTTGGCATCAACCGAAATACCCTCCGTCAAAAATGTCTAAATCGCCATGTCGATCCCGACAATCTTTAG
- a CDS encoding sensor histidine kinase: MEDSAIESTEKTEVDREKIRLWPLSKRKLYYFLYRRFPAWAETLTFVACLVIAFFSYRLTVYHGTPAKPLSPLVIALLLVANLVPAMMLMVLLARRLALRRAAKSPLGGRGRLHVRLVAIFSIVAAVPTLLVVIFASLLFQYGVSFWFSDSARTILANADRVAQSYVKENTDRIIGDLNAMPNDFRAALSQAPIEDPRWSRFIFMQLINRGLNEVALLQMPPSDTGAPIMLAGALTDTRPLENRLPAKMISLLRDKQAHTSISSGDRIEAAILLDAHSRLYIYISRQLDPVVLLQASRAKTALGDYNRLVESSRVLQIRFNGALLVVSLLIVAIAIYIAFVVADRIVRPISHMVEAVRRIGSGDLGARTHLKHNRDEIGTLGFAFNRMANKLEEQTNTLMSVNYLLDSRRAFTEAVLSGVSAGVLSVNSQHTIQLVNLSAQKLLKADEKILIGEKLDNIAPELDSLLAQQAGDSIVHILVDNEPRTFAVRVVRAADNHVLTFDDITQQLADQRSAAWADVARRIAHEIKNPLTPIQLAAERLQRRYGRQITSDEETFSRLTSTIVRQVGDLRRMVDEFSSFARMPKPVFRKEAISDIGRHALFLHEVAHPQIGFVFEAQEDLPLMVCDQRQLGRALTNLVKNAVEAIEENDRGGSGHVWMTLKREDSHLIIEVADDGIGLPKERERLTEPYMTTRVRGTGLGLAIVKKIVEEHAGTLTFSDREGGGTIVRLSFDLVALAPVTIESVAEKGIGNQEPAIPGLTRSRSE, encoded by the coding sequence ATGGAGGATAGCGCTATAGAAAGCACCGAAAAGACAGAGGTAGATCGGGAAAAAATCCGATTATGGCCTCTTTCCAAAAGAAAGCTTTATTATTTTCTCTATCGCCGCTTTCCTGCATGGGCGGAGACGCTTACCTTTGTCGCCTGTCTGGTTATTGCTTTTTTTAGCTATAGACTGACTGTTTATCACGGGACACCTGCAAAACCGCTTAGCCCCCTTGTGATCGCTCTGTTACTGGTTGCCAATCTGGTGCCAGCAATGATGTTGATGGTTTTGTTGGCGAGAAGGCTCGCTTTGAGGCGGGCAGCCAAATCTCCATTGGGTGGGCGAGGGCGGCTTCATGTCCGTTTGGTCGCTATTTTCTCTATTGTTGCGGCCGTTCCGACCCTGTTAGTGGTTATTTTTGCCTCACTATTATTTCAATACGGGGTTTCTTTCTGGTTTTCGGATAGCGCACGTACGATTCTTGCCAATGCTGATCGCGTTGCTCAATCCTATGTAAAGGAAAATACCGATCGTATTATTGGCGATTTGAACGCAATGCCCAATGATTTTAGGGCAGCGTTATCGCAAGCCCCCATTGAAGATCCACGTTGGAGCCGCTTTATCTTTATGCAGCTTATCAACCGTGGTTTGAATGAAGTCGCTCTTTTACAGATGCCGCCTTCGGATACGGGCGCGCCGATTATGTTGGCAGGGGCGCTTACCGATACGCGTCCATTGGAAAACCGCCTTCCGGCGAAGATGATTTCTTTGCTACGGGATAAACAGGCACATACATCTATTTCTTCCGGCGACCGGATCGAAGCGGCAATTTTGCTCGATGCCCATTCCAGACTCTATATCTATATTTCTCGCCAGCTTGACCCTGTTGTTCTGTTGCAGGCCTCTCGTGCTAAAACGGCTTTGGGGGATTATAACCGTCTGGTCGAAAGTTCGCGTGTTTTACAAATTCGTTTTAACGGGGCATTATTGGTTGTCTCGTTGTTGATTGTCGCCATTGCGATTTATATTGCCTTTGTGGTCGCAGACCGTATCGTCCGGCCTATCTCTCATATGGTGGAAGCTGTCCGTCGCATTGGCTCCGGTGATCTTGGCGCGCGCACTCATCTGAAACATAATCGTGATGAAATCGGGACACTGGGCTTTGCCTTTAACCGCATGGCGAACAAGCTTGAAGAACAGACTAATACCTTGATGTCTGTCAATTATTTGCTTGATAGCCGCCGTGCTTTTACGGAAGCCGTCTTGTCGGGCGTTTCTGCTGGCGTTCTGTCAGTTAACAGCCAACACACCATTCAGCTTGTCAATCTTTCAGCACAAAAGCTGTTAAAGGCCGATGAAAAAATCCTAATTGGTGAGAAACTCGATAATATCGCCCCTGAATTAGATAGCCTACTGGCACAGCAGGCAGGGGACAGTATTGTCCATATTCTGGTCGATAATGAACCCCGCACTTTCGCAGTCAGGGTTGTCAGAGCCGCTGATAATCATGTTCTGACTTTTGATGATATTACCCAGCAATTGGCGGATCAGCGTTCAGCGGCTTGGGCAGATGTTGCTCGTCGAATTGCCCATGAAATCAAGAACCCGCTTACACCGATTCAGCTCGCTGCCGAAAGATTGCAACGCCGTTACGGGCGTCAGATTACTTCGGATGAAGAAACTTTTAGCCGTCTGACCAGTACTATTGTCAGACAAGTCGGGGATTTACGGCGGATGGTGGATGAATTTTCATCCTTTGCCCGAATGCCCAAGCCTGTATTCAGGAAAGAGGCCATAAGCGATATTGGCCGTCACGCGCTATTCTTGCACGAGGTTGCTCACCCGCAAATAGGCTTTGTGTTTGAAGCACAGGAAGACTTGCCGCTCATGGTTTGTGATCAACGGCAATTAGGACGGGCTTTGACTAATCTGGTCAAAAATGCTGTTGAGGCTATCGAAGAAAATGATCGCGGCGGCTCTGGCCATGTCTGGATGACTTTAAAACGGGAAGATAGCCATTTGATTATAGAGGTTGCCGATGATGGTATCGGTCTGCCAAAAGAGCGGGAAAGACTGACCGAACCTTATATGACAACCCGTGTTCGTGGCACCGGACTGGGCTTGGCTATTGTTAAAAAGATTGTTGAGGAACATGCCGGAACATTGACTTTTTCAGACCGCGAAGGTGGCGGAACAATCGTGCGTCTTTCTTTTGATCTGGTGGCTCTTGCGCCGGTAACAATCGAAAGTGTAGCAGAAAAGGGGATAGGTAATCAGGAACCCGCTATTCCCGGACTTACCCGATCAAGGAGCGAATAA
- a CDS encoding sigma-54-dependent transcriptional regulator: MALEILVVDDEMDIRELVAGVLDDEGYATRTAADSDATLQALAERRPSLVLLDVWLKGSKLDGLELLEEIKRRDPTLPVLVISGHGNIDTAVTAIRQGAVDFIEKPFEAERLLLLVERATETERLRQENASLKAKIGHTEELTGNSSAINHVRATLKRVAGTGSRVLITGPAGVGKEVAARLLHMWSPRAAAPFIVVSAAWMEPERVEEELFGVEDSQGVVRPGLLEKAHGGTLFLDEIADMPIPTQAKILRVLTDQSFMRVGGERMVKVDVRVVSATARDLAREIAEGRFREDLYYRLNVVPVHLPALADRREDIPVLIDYFVAHYATERRVATPQVSEEALAALQAYDWPGNVRQLRNVVERTIILAPGDRLSRIDVDMLPSEVLGDQNSLTADGQSTRSIIGTPLREARETFEREYLRVQIRRFSGNISRTASFIGMERSALHRKLKSLGLAEPRNANAATSNNDNNDNNEG, encoded by the coding sequence ATGGCGCTAGAAATTCTGGTCGTTGATGACGAAATGGACATTCGTGAACTGGTAGCGGGGGTTCTTGATGATGAAGGCTATGCCACAAGAACGGCTGCGGACAGTGATGCGACTTTACAGGCTTTAGCAGAAAGACGGCCTTCGCTGGTTTTACTGGATGTCTGGTTAAAAGGTTCGAAACTGGACGGTCTCGAATTATTGGAAGAAATCAAACGGCGTGATCCGACTTTGCCGGTGCTGGTTATTTCCGGCCATGGCAATATTGACACGGCTGTAACGGCTATCCGACAAGGTGCCGTTGATTTCATCGAGAAACCCTTTGAAGCCGAACGGTTACTATTGCTTGTCGAAAGAGCAACCGAAACCGAAAGATTGCGGCAGGAAAACGCTTCTTTAAAGGCCAAAATCGGCCATACTGAAGAATTAACCGGCAATTCCAGTGCGATCAATCACGTGCGGGCTACGTTGAAACGGGTTGCAGGCACGGGCAGCCGCGTCCTTATAACAGGGCCTGCTGGGGTCGGGAAAGAGGTCGCCGCCCGATTGCTCCATATGTGGAGTCCTCGTGCCGCTGCACCCTTTATTGTCGTTTCGGCGGCATGGATGGAACCAGAACGGGTCGAAGAAGAATTATTCGGCGTAGAAGATAGTCAAGGTGTGGTTCGCCCCGGCTTATTGGAAAAAGCTCATGGGGGAACACTGTTTCTTGATGAAATCGCGGATATGCCCATTCCGACACAGGCCAAGATTTTACGAGTTCTGACTGATCAGAGCTTTATGCGGGTCGGTGGCGAAAGGATGGTCAAGGTCGATGTCCGTGTTGTCTCCGCTACGGCGCGGGACTTAGCACGCGAAATCGCTGAAGGCCGTTTCCGTGAAGATTTATATTATCGCCTAAATGTCGTTCCGGTGCATTTACCGGCTTTGGCCGATCGCCGCGAAGATATTCCAGTGCTGATCGACTATTTTGTGGCGCATTATGCAACAGAACGGCGTGTGGCTACCCCACAGGTATCAGAAGAAGCGCTGGCAGCCTTACAGGCCTATGACTGGCCAGGTAACGTCAGACAGCTTCGTAATGTGGTTGAACGGACGATTATTCTGGCACCGGGCGATCGTTTAAGCCGGATTGATGTCGATATGCTGCCTTCCGAAGTGCTGGGCGATCAAAACAGCTTGACCGCAGACGGGCAATCCACCCGCTCGATTATCGGCACGCCATTAAGAGAAGCACGCGAAACCTTTGAACGGGAATATCTGCGGGTGCAAATTCGCCGTTTCTCAGGCAATATCTCTCGAACAGCTTCTTTTATTGGTATGGAGCGCTCGGCTCTACATCGTAAGTTAAAAAGCCTTGGTCTTGCCGAACCTCGTAACGCCAATGCCGCGACCAGCAACAATGATAATAATGATAATAACGAAGGATAA
- a CDS encoding integration host factor subunit alpha — MNKRYDNRTNGQSMQADIPTLTRADITDMLYHEVGLSRADSAKMIEQMLGHITDALKKGENVKISGFGSFILRDKNERVGRNPKTGIEVPIAPRRVLTFRASQLMRQRIIKGA; from the coding sequence ATGAATAAACGCTATGATAACCGCACAAACGGACAGAGCATGCAAGCTGATATCCCAACTTTGACCCGCGCCGATATTACCGACATGCTTTACCATGAAGTAGGTTTGTCGCGGGCAGATTCCGCCAAGATGATCGAACAAATGCTTGGTCACATTACAGATGCCCTGAAAAAAGGTGAAAATGTCAAAATATCTGGTTTTGGCAGCTTTATTCTCAGGGATAAAAATGAACGTGTTGGCCGTAATCCCAAAACAGGGATCGAGGTTCCTATCGCACCAAGGCGGGTTCTGACTTTCCGTGCCAGCCAGTTGATGCGCCAGCGGATTATCAAGGGAGCCTAA
- a CDS encoding MerR family transcriptional regulator, whose product MSLSPRHKSHSKSDQALLTISELARELGVGSHILRYWETHFPDLRPLQRAGNRRYYRPDDVALARRINHLLNNEGYTVKGAVKYLSSEGQKDNKNASEAEESLIKAGICQQWQEELRSISSMLSDALTTE is encoded by the coding sequence ATTTCTCTCTCCCCCCGCCATAAAAGCCATAGTAAAAGTGATCAGGCTTTATTGACGATCAGCGAATTGGCACGCGAATTAGGGGTTGGCTCTCATATATTACGCTATTGGGAAACGCATTTTCCTGATTTGCGACCTTTGCAGCGTGCGGGTAACCGTCGTTACTATCGCCCTGATGATGTCGCTTTGGCACGCCGTATCAATCATCTTTTGAATAATGAAGGTTATACGGTTAAGGGCGCGGTTAAATATCTTTCTTCCGAAGGTCAGAAGGATAATAAAAACGCTTCAGAGGCAGAAGAAAGTCTTATCAAGGCCGGAATATGCCAACAATGGCAAGAAGAACTGCGTTCAATCAGCAGCATGCTCTCTGATGCTCTAACGACGGAATAA
- a CDS encoding glutathione S-transferase family protein, with amino-acid sequence MWQLYQFPLCPFSRKVRFLLGEKGIGYELIRESPWLKRDEFVDMNPAGQTPVMVDSSAPVILVDSQVICEFLEETVDRMPLISGTAVHRAEIRRLVSLFDNKLYFEVTAPLMNERMLKRLVHRQAPDAAILRGAMKNANSHLDYIDWLLDHRRWLAGPVLSLADFAAAAQISVSDYLGGVDWRGHENSREWYAAMKSRPSFQPILAERMEVILPPDHYDQPDF; translated from the coding sequence ATGTGGCAGCTTTATCAGTTTCCTCTTTGCCCTTTTTCCAGAAAGGTGCGTTTTCTCCTTGGTGAAAAAGGGATCGGCTATGAGTTGATCCGTGAATCCCCATGGCTAAAAAGAGATGAATTCGTCGATATGAATCCAGCCGGTCAAACGCCGGTTATGGTAGATAGTTCTGCGCCTGTTATTCTGGTGGATTCACAGGTTATCTGTGAATTTCTGGAAGAAACAGTCGATCGGATGCCGCTTATCAGCGGAACAGCCGTGCATAGGGCTGAAATAAGGCGTTTGGTTTCTCTCTTTGATAACAAACTTTATTTTGAAGTCACCGCGCCTTTAATGAATGAGCGGATGCTGAAAAGGTTGGTTCATCGTCAGGCACCGGATGCCGCAATTTTGCGGGGTGCCATGAAAAACGCCAATAGCCATCTCGATTATATTGATTGGTTATTGGATCATCGTCGTTGGTTGGCGGGGCCTGTTTTAAGTTTGGCGGATTTTGCGGCAGCGGCACAAATTTCGGTTTCCGATTATCTTGGTGGCGTTGATTGGCGCGGTCACGAAAATAGTCGCGAATGGTATGCGGCAATGAAGTCCCGCCCTTCTTTCCAACCTATTTTAGCAGAGAGAATGGAGGTTATTTTGCCTCCAGATCATTACGACCAGCCAGATTTCTAA
- the gltB gene encoding glutamate synthase large subunit: protein MSIKSSADSFDVFAERERLAKEGMYRPEFETDACGVGLVAATDGKASRRVVTAAIDALKAVWHRGAVDADGKTGDGAGIHVDLPASFFDDAIAHAGHAPLPNRLAVGMVFLPRTDLSAQETCRTIVESEIIDFGYRIYGWRQVPVDISVIGEKAMRTRPEIEQIMIAGPHPDEMSAAEFEKNLYLIRRRIEKKVIAAQINDFYICSLSCRSIVYKGLFLAEALSIFYPDLQDERFVSRVAVFHQRYSTNTFPQWWLAQPFRMLAHNGEINTIRGNRNWMKSHEIKMASLAFGEHSEDIKPLIPAGASDTAALDAVFETICRAGRHAPAAKLMLIPEAWQHNPDMPKTHRDMYSYLASVMEPWDGPAALAITDGSWAVAGVDRNALRPLRTVRTKDNLLIVGSESGMVVVPENNVIAKGQLGPGQMIAVNLDEGRFYEDRPLKDLIASERPYGEWIKDFKKLSDLDLKSYDPVIPYDRDELIKRQVSAGLTLEDMDLVLSPQAETGKEAMGSMGDDTPLAVLTEKPRLTSQFFRQNFSQVTNPPIDSLRETQVMALTTRFGNLGNILDSENKQKQILTLDTPYLKTSEWCQLKDHFGEQAVEIDCTFSPDDGADALRHAISNLRTQAENAVRSGHSELFLTDEHIGSDRVAVAMILATAAVHTHLIRKGLRSYASINVRASECIDPHYVAVLIGVGATTVNAYLAESAIAYRHSQGLFGTMTLEQCLDNHHHAICNGLLKIMAKMGIAVVSSYRGAYNFEAVGLSRALVNDLFPGMTAKISGEGYASLQRSALLRHQNAFAANKKALDVGGFYRQRASGDSHAYTAELMRKLQKAVSSDSYTTYLEFSKEVHQLPPVYLRDLLGFNWSKQPIPIEEVEPITEIRRRFITPGMSLGALSPEAHETLAIAMNRIGAKSVSGEGGEAPERFHPYENGDNANSPIKQVASGRFGVTAAYLGACEEIEIKVAQGAKPGEGGQLPGFKVTDMIAKLRHSTPGVTLISPPPHHDIYSIEDLAQLIYDLKQINPNARVGVKLVSSAGIGTIAAGVAKAHADSIMISGNVGGTGASPLTSIKYAGTPWEMGLSEANQVLTLNGLRHRVKLRTDGGLKTGRDIVIAAILGAEEFGIGTLSLIAMGCLMVRQCHSNKCPVGICTQDKAMRQKFIGTPERVINLMTFIAEEVREILAKLGVRSLKEIIGQTDLLSQVNRGADHLDDLDLNPVLAKVDANTEARYFQIDGFRNPVPDSLDAQMLQDAQAVFTRREKTQLTYSVRNTQRAIGTRFSAEITRNFGMDSLADGHVHVRLRGSAGQSLGAFSVKGLTLEVFGDANDYVGKGLSGATIIVRPTVSSPIDGHTNTIIGNTVLYGATAGKLFAAGRAGERFAVRNSGAETVIEGCGANGCEYMTGGLAVILGSVGPNFGAGMTGGMAFVLDEDNSFERHANPDNIIWQRLASSHWETVLRSMIADHAVKTDSPWAHRVLDEWDLWSQKFWQICPKEMLGRLEYPLDDKKNTEDQKEKGKAGKPELKEQEGAF from the coding sequence ATGAGCATAAAATCTTCTGCCGATTCTTTTGATGTCTTTGCCGAGCGCGAACGCCTCGCCAAAGAAGGCATGTATCGCCCCGAATTTGAAACCGATGCGTGTGGTGTCGGCTTGGTTGCTGCCACCGATGGCAAGGCTTCTCGTCGGGTGGTCACGGCGGCGATTGATGCTTTGAAGGCTGTCTGGCATCGTGGGGCTGTCGATGCTGATGGGAAGACCGGCGATGGTGCCGGTATCCATGTCGATTTACCGGCCAGCTTTTTCGATGATGCCATTGCCCATGCCGGCCATGCTCCGCTTCCGAACCGTTTGGCAGTCGGTATGGTCTTTTTGCCGAGAACCGACCTTTCGGCTCAAGAGACTTGCCGCACGATTGTTGAATCTGAAATCATTGATTTCGGTTATCGGATCTATGGATGGCGGCAGGTTCCGGTCGATATATCGGTTATCGGTGAAAAGGCGATGCGGACGCGCCCCGAAATCGAACAGATCATGATCGCAGGCCCTCATCCTGATGAAATGAGCGCAGCTGAATTTGAAAAGAATCTCTATCTGATCCGCCGCCGGATCGAGAAGAAGGTGATTGCGGCTCAAATCAACGATTTTTATATCTGCTCGCTGTCTTGTCGCTCGATTGTCTATAAAGGGCTGTTTTTGGCGGAAGCTCTGTCAATCTTTTATCCTGATCTTCAGGATGAACGCTTTGTCAGTCGTGTCGCTGTTTTCCATCAGCGTTATTCAACCAATACCTTCCCGCAATGGTGGTTGGCTCAACCTTTCCGGATGTTAGCGCATAATGGTGAAATCAATACCATTCGCGGTAACCGTAACTGGATGAAGAGCCATGAAATCAAAATGGCTAGCCTCGCCTTTGGCGAGCATTCCGAAGATATTAAGCCCCTTATTCCGGCGGGCGCTTCGGATACGGCGGCCTTGGATGCGGTATTTGAAACGATTTGTCGCGCGGGGCGGCATGCGCCTGCTGCCAAATTGATGCTGATCCCCGAAGCATGGCAGCATAACCCTGATATGCCTAAAACCCATCGGGATATGTATAGCTATCTGGCTTCGGTGATGGAGCCTTGGGATGGCCCCGCTGCTCTCGCGATTACTGACGGCTCATGGGCGGTTGCCGGTGTTGACCGTAATGCGCTTCGTCCCCTTCGTACGGTGCGTACCAAAGACAACCTTCTGATCGTTGGTTCTGAATCCGGCATGGTCGTTGTGCCGGAAAACAATGTCATTGCCAAAGGGCAGTTAGGCCCGGGTCAAATGATTGCGGTCAATTTGGATGAGGGGCGTTTTTATGAAGATCGTCCGTTAAAAGACCTGATCGCTAGTGAACGGCCTTATGGCGAATGGATTAAAGATTTCAAGAAACTGAGTGACCTTGATCTGAAAAGCTATGATCCGGTTATTCCTTATGATCGCGATGAGCTGATTAAACGGCAGGTTTCTGCGGGTTTAACCTTGGAGGATATGGATCTTGTCCTGTCTCCACAGGCTGAAACTGGAAAAGAGGCCATGGGCTCCATGGGGGATGATACGCCCCTTGCTGTCTTGACCGAAAAACCGCGCCTGACCAGCCAGTTTTTCCGCCAGAATTTTAGTCAGGTAACCAATCCGCCAATCGATTCCTTGCGCGAAACGCAGGTTATGGCTCTGACGACGCGCTTTGGTAATCTTGGGAATATTCTCGATAGCGAGAATAAACAGAAGCAGATTTTAACGCTCGATACGCCTTATTTAAAAACTTCGGAATGGTGCCAGTTAAAAGACCATTTCGGTGAACAGGCGGTTGAAATCGATTGCACCTTCTCGCCGGATGATGGCGCCGATGCGCTGCGCCATGCTATCAGCAATTTACGGACGCAGGCTGAAAATGCCGTCCGTTCGGGGCATAGCGAGTTATTCCTGACCGACGAGCATATCGGTTCTGACCGTGTTGCTGTCGCCATGATCTTGGCTACCGCCGCCGTGCATACGCATTTGATACGGAAAGGCTTGCGTTCTTATGCGTCGATCAATGTTCGGGCTTCCGAATGTATTGATCCGCATTATGTCGCCGTTTTGATCGGTGTCGGAGCAACGACGGTCAACGCCTATCTTGCAGAATCTGCGATTGCCTATCGTCACAGCCAAGGGCTGTTTGGCACGATGACGCTTGAGCAATGCCTTGATAATCACCACCATGCTATCTGCAATGGTTTGCTGAAGATCATGGCGAAGATGGGTATTGCCGTTGTTTCAAGCTATCGCGGCGCCTATAATTTTGAAGCCGTCGGTTTATCTCGTGCATTGGTCAATGATTTATTCCCTGGTATGACCGCCAAGATTTCCGGTGAAGGTTACGCCTCTTTGCAGCGTTCCGCGCTATTACGGCATCAGAATGCTTTTGCGGCCAACAAAAAAGCTTTGGATGTAGGCGGTTTTTATCGCCAGCGTGCTAGCGGCGACAGCCATGCCTATACCGCAGAATTGATGCGCAAATTACAAAAGGCAGTATCCAGCGATAGCTATACGACCTATCTCGAATTTTCGAAGGAAGTGCATCAGTTACCGCCGGTTTATTTGCGTGATTTACTTGGGTTTAACTGGTCAAAACAGCCGATTCCGATTGAAGAAGTCGAGCCGATCACTGAAATTCGTCGTCGTTTTATTACGCCTGGGATGTCTTTGGGGGCATTGTCACCAGAAGCACATGAAACGCTGGCAATCGCGATGAACCGCATTGGTGCCAAATCGGTTTCCGGTGAAGGTGGTGAGGCACCAGAACGTTTTCATCCTTATGAAAATGGCGACAATGCCAATTCGCCGATCAAGCAGGTGGCATCTGGACGTTTCGGGGTGACGGCGGCCTATCTTGGCGCCTGTGAGGAAATCGAAATCAAGGTTGCTCAAGGGGCAAAACCGGGTGAAGGTGGCCAGCTTCCGGGCTTTAAAGTTACGGATATGATCGCCAAATTGCGGCACTCGACCCCAGGTGTAACCCTGATTTCACCGCCACCCCATCATGATATCTATTCTATCGAAGACCTTGCGCAGTTGATCTATGACTTAAAGCAGATCAATCCTAACGCTCGTGTCGGTGTGAAATTGGTGTCTTCAGCAGGTATTGGAACGATTGCGGCAGGTGTTGCCAAAGCCCATGCCGATTCTATCATGATTTCCGGTAATGTCGGTGGTACGGGTGCATCCCCCCTCACCTCGATTAAATATGCCGGAACGCCATGGGAAATGGGGCTGTCGGAAGCCAATCAGGTTCTGACCTTGAATGGTTTACGACATCGCGTGAAGTTAAGAACCGATGGTGGTTTGAAAACCGGACGCGATATTGTGATCGCCGCTATTCTGGGCGCCGAAGAATTCGGTATTGGCACTTTGTCCTTGATTGCAATGGGTTGTTTGATGGTGCGGCAATGCCATTCCAATAAATGCCCTGTTGGTATCTGCACGCAGGATAAAGCCATGCGGCAGAAATTTATAGGAACGCCGGAACGGGTTATCAATTTGATGACCTTCATCGCCGAAGAAGTCCGCGAAATTTTGGCCAAGCTGGGTGTGCGTTCCCTGAAAGAGATTATCGGTCAGACCGATCTTCTTAGTCAGGTCAATCGTGGTGCTGACCATTTGGACGACCTTGACCTTAATCCAGTTCTTGCCAAGGTGGATGCCAATACCGAAGCGCGTTACTTCCAGATTGATGGTTTCAGAAATCCGGTTCCAGATAGCCTTGATGCCCAGATGTTGCAGGATGCTCAAGCCGTCTTTACGCGTCGGGAAAAGACCCAGCTCACCTATTCTGTCCGCAATACCCAGCGGGCTATCGGGACGCGCTTCTCTGCTGAAATTACCCGTAATTTTGGCATGGATAGCTTGGCTGATGGTCATGTTCATGTGCGTTTACGGGGCTCTGCTGGTCAATCTTTGGGCGCATTCAGCGTTAAAGGTCTGACTTTGGAAGTCTTTGGTGATGCCAATGACTATGTTGGCAAAGGCCTGTCAGGGGCGACCATTATTGTTAGACCGACGGTTTCTTCACCGATAGACGGTCATACCAATACTATTATCGGTAATACCGTTCTTTATGGTGCAACCGCCGGTAAGCTTTTCGCCGCCGGGCGGGCGGGTGAAAGATTTGCTGTTCGCAATTCGGGTGCAGAGACCGTTATCGAAGGATGTGGCGCCAATGGTTGCGAATATATGACCGGTGGTCTGGCCGTTATTTTAGGTTCTGTAGGGCCTAATTTCGGTGCCGGTATGACCGGTGGCATGGCTTTTGTTTTGGATGAAGACAATAGTTTCGAGCGCCACGCCAATCCGGATAACATCATTTGGCAGAGATTGGCTTCTTCCCATTGGGAAACCGTCCTTCGTTCGATGATTGCCGATCATGCGGTTAAAACCGATAGTCCTTGGGCACATCGGGTACTGGATGAATGGGATTTATGGTCTCAGAAATTCTGGCAGATTTGCCCGAAAGAAATGTTAGGGCGGTTGGAATATCCGTTGGACGACAAAAAAAATACGGAGGATCAAAAGGAAAAAGGAAAGGCCGGAAAGCCTGAATTAAAAGAGCAAGAAGGCGCCTTCTAA